A portion of the Burkholderia pseudomultivorans genome contains these proteins:
- a CDS encoding ABC transporter permease subunit encodes MLRFVLRRVGMVIPTFIGITILAFALIHLIPGDPIEVMMGERGVDPAMHAEAMKRLGLDQPLPVQYLHYIGRALHGDLGTSIITNTSVAGEFFARFPATVELSLCALVFALVVGLPAGVIAALRRGSIIDHGVMGTALTGYSMPIFWWGLILIMVFSSYLGWTPVSGRIAVEYDFPHPTGFMLIDALLAPDEGSFKSAVSHLILPAIVLGTIPLAVIARMTRSSMLEVLREDYIRTARAKGLSPARVVVVHALRNALIPVVTVIGLQIGTLLAGAVLTETLFSWPGVGKWLIDAIGRRDYPVVQGGILLIATLVIVVNLVVDLLYGVLNPRIRHTR; translated from the coding sequence ATGCTCCGATTCGTGTTGCGCCGCGTGGGCATGGTGATTCCGACCTTCATCGGCATCACCATTCTTGCGTTCGCGCTGATTCACCTGATACCGGGCGACCCCATCGAAGTGATGATGGGCGAGCGCGGCGTCGATCCTGCGATGCACGCGGAGGCGATGAAACGCCTCGGGCTCGACCAGCCCCTGCCCGTGCAGTATCTCCACTACATCGGCCGTGCACTGCACGGCGACCTCGGCACGTCGATCATCACCAATACGAGCGTCGCGGGCGAATTCTTCGCGCGCTTCCCGGCGACCGTCGAACTGTCGCTGTGCGCGCTCGTGTTCGCGCTCGTGGTCGGACTGCCGGCCGGCGTGATCGCCGCGCTGCGGCGCGGCTCGATCATCGACCACGGCGTGATGGGCACCGCGCTGACCGGCTATTCGATGCCGATCTTCTGGTGGGGGCTGATCCTCATCATGGTGTTTTCGTCCTACCTCGGCTGGACGCCCGTGTCGGGGCGCATCGCGGTCGAATACGACTTCCCGCATCCGACCGGCTTCATGCTGATCGACGCGCTGCTCGCGCCGGACGAAGGCTCGTTCAAGTCGGCGGTCAGCCATCTGATCCTGCCCGCGATCGTGCTCGGCACGATCCCGCTCGCGGTGATCGCGCGGATGACGCGCTCGTCGATGCTCGAAGTGCTGCGCGAGGACTACATCCGCACCGCGCGCGCGAAGGGCCTGTCGCCGGCGCGCGTGGTCGTCGTGCATGCGCTGCGCAACGCGCTGATTCCGGTCGTCACCGTGATCGGCCTGCAGATCGGCACGCTGCTTGCTGGCGCGGTGCTGACCGAGACGCTGTTTTCATGGCCCGGCGTCGGCAAGTGGCTGATCGATGCGATCGGCCGCCGCGACTATCCGGTCGTCCAGGGCGGCATCCTGCTGATCGCGACGCTCGTCATCGTCGTGAACCTGGTCGTCGACCTGCTGTACGGCGTGCTGAATCCGCGCATCCGCCACACGAGGTAA
- a CDS encoding ABC transporter substrate-binding protein, with product MEYNRLLHTLRVTAIAGVAAASLGIAGSAFAQIPNKTLVYCSEGSPAGFDSAQFTTGVDFTAATFTVYNRLVEFERGGTKVEPGLAEKWDVSPDGKVYTFHLRHGVKFHTTDFFKPTREFNADDVVFTFQRMLDPNNAFRKAYPVSFPYFTDMGLDKLITKVEKVDPYTVKFTLAEPNAPFIQNMAMEFASILSAEYADQLMKAGKAADINQKPVGTGPFIFRSYTKDATIRFDGNPDYWKKGEVKLSKLIFSITPDPGVRVQKIKRNECQVMSYPRPADIATLKADSNIDMPSQPGFNLGYLAYNVEHKPVDKLEVRQALDMAINKKAILESVYQGAGQAATAPMPPTQWSYDKNLKMAAYDTAKAKALLAKAGYPNGFEITLWAMPVQRAYNPNARLMAEMIQADWAKIGVKAKIVTYEWGEYIKRAHTGEQDTMLIGWTGDNGDPDNWLGTLLGCEAIKGNNFSHWCYKPFDELIQKGRTTTGQDARTKLYMQAQQIFAQQLPFSPIANSTVYQPVRKNIVDMRIEPLGYARFDGVSVK from the coding sequence ATGGAATACAACCGTCTGTTGCACACCCTGCGTGTTACCGCCATTGCAGGCGTGGCAGCGGCATCGCTCGGCATCGCGGGCTCTGCATTCGCACAGATCCCGAACAAGACGCTCGTCTACTGCTCAGAAGGCAGCCCGGCGGGTTTCGATTCCGCGCAATTCACGACCGGCGTCGATTTCACCGCCGCCACGTTCACCGTCTACAACCGTCTCGTCGAGTTCGAGCGCGGCGGCACCAAGGTCGAGCCGGGCCTCGCCGAAAAGTGGGACGTGTCGCCGGACGGCAAGGTCTACACCTTCCATCTGCGTCACGGCGTGAAGTTCCACACGACCGACTTCTTCAAGCCGACCCGCGAATTCAACGCGGACGACGTCGTGTTCACGTTCCAGCGCATGCTCGACCCGAACAACGCGTTCCGCAAGGCGTACCCGGTGTCGTTCCCGTACTTCACCGACATGGGCCTCGACAAGCTGATCACGAAGGTCGAGAAGGTCGATCCGTACACCGTGAAGTTCACGCTCGCGGAGCCGAACGCACCGTTCATCCAGAACATGGCGATGGAATTCGCGTCGATCCTGTCGGCCGAATATGCCGACCAGCTGATGAAGGCCGGCAAGGCCGCCGACATCAACCAGAAGCCGGTCGGCACGGGCCCGTTCATCTTCCGCAGCTACACGAAGGATGCGACGATCCGTTTCGACGGCAATCCTGACTATTGGAAGAAGGGCGAAGTGAAGCTCTCGAAGCTGATCTTCTCGATCACGCCCGACCCGGGCGTGCGCGTGCAGAAGATCAAGCGCAACGAGTGCCAGGTGATGAGCTATCCGCGTCCGGCCGACATCGCGACGCTGAAGGCCGACTCGAACATCGACATGCCGTCGCAGCCGGGCTTCAACCTCGGCTACCTCGCGTACAACGTCGAGCACAAGCCGGTCGACAAGCTCGAGGTGCGTCAGGCGCTCGACATGGCGATCAACAAGAAGGCGATCCTCGAATCCGTCTACCAGGGTGCGGGCCAGGCCGCGACCGCGCCGATGCCGCCGACCCAATGGTCGTACGACAAGAACCTGAAGATGGCCGCGTACGACACCGCGAAGGCGAAGGCGCTGCTCGCGAAGGCCGGCTATCCGAACGGTTTCGAGATCACGCTGTGGGCGATGCCCGTGCAGCGCGCATACAACCCGAACGCGCGTTTGATGGCCGAAATGATCCAGGCCGACTGGGCGAAGATCGGCGTGAAGGCGAAGATCGTCACGTACGAGTGGGGCGAGTACATCAAGCGCGCGCACACCGGCGAGCAGGACACGATGCTGATCGGCTGGACCGGCGACAACGGCGACCCCGACAACTGGCTCGGCACGCTGCTCGGCTGCGAGGCGATCAAGGGCAACAACTTCTCGCACTGGTGCTACAAGCCGTTCGACGAGCTGATCCAGAAGGGTCGCACGACGACGGGCCAGGACGCGCGCACCAAGCTCTACATGCAGGCGCAGCAGATCTTCGCGCAGCAGCTGCCGTTCTCGCCGATCGCGAACTCGACGGTCTACCAGCCGGTGCGCAAGAACATCGTCGACATGCGCATCGAGCCGCTCGGCTATGCGCGCTTCGACGGTGTCAGCGTGAAGTAA
- a CDS encoding MFS transporter gives MATIANSTKTARPERALNRRVVAAAVIGNALEWYDFTVFSFMVVVIAELFFPTSSEYSSLLLTTATFGVAFFMRPIGGIVLGLYADRAGRKAALSLVILLMTAGIFLLAVAPPYAAIGIGGPLLIVFGRLLQGFSAGGEFGSATALLIEAAPFSKRGFYGSWQMASQAAALLAGALVGAAVTRGLSHDALRAWGWRVPFIIGLVIGPIGFYIRRHLADSEAFLHARQNARRATLGEVFARHSREVMCGLGSVIALTVTVYVLISYLPTFAVKQLKLPYADSFSAVIIGNLLLTVLSPVAGAWSDRIGRKGLSLWSLVLTLALIYPLFAWLDAAPSIGRLIAVQAVLSVTLAGYYGPFGAMIAELFPANVRSTGLSIAYNVAVMLFGGFGQFIVTWLIKVTGTPLAPTYYVMAGLALSIVAVAFVPARSADLDAPA, from the coding sequence ATGGCGACGATTGCGAACTCAACGAAGACGGCCCGGCCCGAGCGTGCACTGAACCGGCGCGTGGTGGCGGCCGCGGTGATCGGCAACGCGCTCGAATGGTACGACTTCACCGTGTTCAGCTTCATGGTGGTCGTGATCGCCGAGCTGTTCTTCCCGACCTCCAGCGAATACTCGTCGCTGCTGCTGACGACCGCGACGTTCGGCGTCGCGTTCTTCATGCGCCCGATCGGCGGCATCGTGCTCGGGCTGTACGCGGACCGCGCGGGCCGCAAGGCCGCGCTGTCGCTCGTGATCCTGCTGATGACGGCCGGCATCTTCCTGCTCGCGGTCGCGCCGCCGTATGCGGCGATCGGCATCGGCGGCCCGCTGCTGATCGTGTTCGGCCGCCTGCTGCAGGGCTTCTCGGCGGGCGGCGAGTTCGGCAGCGCGACCGCGCTGCTGATCGAGGCCGCGCCGTTCTCGAAGCGCGGCTTCTACGGCAGCTGGCAGATGGCGAGCCAGGCAGCCGCGCTGCTGGCCGGCGCGCTGGTCGGCGCGGCCGTCACGCGCGGGCTGTCGCACGACGCGCTGCGCGCCTGGGGCTGGCGCGTGCCGTTCATCATCGGGCTCGTGATCGGGCCGATCGGCTTCTATATCCGCCGCCATCTCGCGGATTCCGAAGCATTCCTGCATGCACGGCAGAACGCGCGCCGCGCGACGCTCGGCGAAGTGTTCGCGCGTCACTCGCGCGAAGTGATGTGCGGGCTCGGCTCGGTGATCGCGCTGACGGTGACCGTCTACGTGCTGATCAGCTACCTGCCGACCTTCGCGGTGAAGCAGCTGAAGCTGCCGTATGCGGACTCGTTCTCCGCGGTGATCATCGGCAACCTGCTGCTCACCGTGCTGTCGCCGGTCGCGGGCGCATGGTCGGACCGCATCGGCCGCAAGGGATTGTCGCTGTGGTCGCTGGTGCTGACGCTCGCGCTGATCTATCCGCTGTTCGCGTGGCTCGACGCCGCACCGAGCATCGGCCGGCTGATCGCGGTGCAGGCCGTGCTGTCGGTGACGCTCGCGGGCTACTACGGCCCGTTCGGCGCGATGATCGCCGAGCTGTTTCCGGCCAACGTGCGCTCGACCGGGCTGTCGATCGCGTACAACGTCGCGGTGATGCTGTTCGGCGGCTTCGGCCAGTTCATCGTCACCTGGCTGATCAAGGTCACGGGCACGCCGCTCGCGCCGACCTATTACGTGATGGCGGGACTCGCGCTGTCGATCGTTGCGGTGGCATTCGTGCCGGCGCGCAGCGCCGATCTCGACGCGCCCGCGTGA
- a CDS encoding high-potential iron-sulfur protein gives MKTSRRSFLISSVGVVSALALSREALADAPMLSESDPTATALGYKADATKVDKAKYPKYAAGQDCAACMLYQGKKGSASGPCGAFPGKQVSAKGWCSAFSKMG, from the coding sequence ATGAAAACATCCCGTCGGAGTTTCCTGATTTCGAGCGTCGGCGTCGTGTCCGCGCTGGCGCTGTCGCGCGAAGCGCTGGCCGATGCGCCGATGCTGTCGGAAAGCGATCCGACCGCGACGGCGCTCGGCTACAAGGCCGACGCCACCAAGGTCGACAAGGCGAAGTATCCGAAATACGCGGCAGGCCAGGATTGCGCGGCCTGCATGCTGTACCAGGGCAAGAAGGGTTCGGCATCGGGTCCGTGCGGCGCCTTCCCCGGCAAGCAGGTGTCGGCGAAGGGCTGGTGCAGCGCCTTCTCGAAGATGGGCTGA
- a CDS encoding NAD(P)/FAD-dependent oxidoreductase — MEQMDCVVIGAGVVGLAIARELAARGRETIVLEAADAIGTGTSSRNSEVIHAGLYYPRGSLKATSCVHGRDLLYAFCETHHVPHRRVGKLLVATTPAQVKQLKAIAARAEENGVLDLLPLTRIEAQALEPALECVEALFSPSTGIVDSHQLMLALLGDAERDGAVCALQSPVESIDVLRGGRFIVRTGGAAPAEIEAACVINSAGLGAQALARRTRGLDPRWVPPLYLARGNYFSLSGRAPFSHLVYPMPDRAGLGVHLTLDLAGQARFGPDVEWCDSLRYAVDPARAAAFYASIRAYWPALPDGALQPAYSGIRPKLAGPGEPPADFVVQGVAQHGVRGLVNLFGIESPGLTASLALAQRVGDMTAYG; from the coding sequence ATGGAGCAGATGGATTGTGTGGTGATCGGCGCCGGCGTCGTCGGTCTCGCGATTGCGCGCGAACTGGCCGCGCGCGGACGTGAAACGATCGTGCTCGAAGCGGCCGATGCGATCGGCACCGGCACGAGTTCGCGCAACAGCGAGGTGATCCATGCGGGGCTCTACTATCCGCGCGGCTCGTTGAAGGCGACCTCGTGCGTGCACGGGCGCGACCTGCTGTACGCCTTCTGCGAGACGCATCACGTGCCGCACCGGCGCGTCGGCAAGCTGCTCGTCGCGACGACGCCCGCGCAGGTGAAGCAGCTGAAGGCGATCGCCGCGCGCGCCGAGGAAAACGGCGTGCTCGACCTGCTGCCGCTCACGCGCATCGAGGCGCAGGCGCTCGAGCCCGCGCTCGAATGCGTGGAGGCGCTGTTCTCGCCGTCCACCGGTATCGTCGACAGCCATCAGCTGATGCTCGCGCTGCTCGGCGACGCGGAGCGCGACGGCGCCGTCTGCGCGCTGCAATCGCCGGTCGAGTCGATCGACGTGCTGCGCGGCGGGCGCTTCATCGTGCGCACCGGCGGCGCCGCGCCCGCCGAGATCGAGGCCGCGTGCGTGATCAACAGCGCGGGCCTCGGCGCGCAGGCGCTGGCGCGCCGCACGCGCGGTCTCGATCCGCGCTGGGTGCCGCCGCTCTACCTCGCGCGCGGTAATTATTTCAGCCTGTCCGGCCGCGCGCCGTTCTCGCATCTCGTCTATCCGATGCCCGACCGCGCGGGGCTCGGCGTGCACCTCACGCTCGATCTCGCGGGGCAGGCGCGTTTCGGGCCGGACGTCGAATGGTGCGACTCGCTGCGCTACGCAGTCGATCCGGCGCGCGCCGCCGCGTTCTATGCGTCGATCCGCGCGTACTGGCCGGCGCTGCCCGACGGTGCGCTGCAACCCGCGTACTCGGGGATCCGGCCGAAGCTCGCGGGGCCCGGCGAGCCGCCGGCCGACTTCGTCGTGCAGGGCGTCGCGCAGCACGGCGTGCGCGGGCTCGTGAACCTGTTCGGCATCGAGTCGCCGGGGCTGACCGCGTCGCTCGCGCTCGCGCAGCGCGTCGGCGACATGACCGCGTACGGCTGA
- a CDS encoding AAA family ATPase — protein MTTAMVKQELAVASFSTVYDLEQVETALNDLNESASDALRATYERMLKTGNLRFCVKPNRMPSFDALGEALPNFAEPLDDVRKQIALCLETEDRLELMPILLLGPPGIGKTHFAKALAQMLGTAYHYVPMSSLTAGWILSGASSQWKNAKPGKVFEALVNGSYANPVIAVDEIDKAGADAQYDPLGALYALLEHDTARAFIDEFAEVPIDAGNVIWIATANDAQAIPEPLLNRMNVYEIAPPDAAGARRIAQTIYDEIRGSHAWGRRFPDLLGDAALDVLAATPPRTMRRALLHAFGAARLDGRDAIEPRDIRADEGAARRRPIGF, from the coding sequence ATGACGACGGCGATGGTGAAACAGGAACTGGCGGTGGCGTCCTTCAGCACGGTGTACGACCTCGAGCAGGTCGAGACCGCGCTGAACGACCTGAACGAGAGCGCGAGCGACGCATTGCGCGCCACCTATGAACGGATGCTCAAGACCGGCAATCTGCGCTTCTGCGTGAAGCCGAACCGGATGCCGTCGTTCGACGCGCTGGGCGAGGCGTTGCCGAATTTCGCCGAGCCGCTCGACGACGTGCGCAAGCAGATCGCGCTGTGCCTCGAAACGGAGGACCGGCTCGAGCTGATGCCGATCCTGCTGCTCGGGCCGCCCGGCATCGGCAAGACGCACTTCGCGAAGGCGCTCGCGCAGATGCTCGGCACCGCCTATCACTACGTGCCGATGAGTTCGCTGACGGCCGGCTGGATCCTGTCGGGCGCGTCGTCGCAATGGAAGAACGCGAAGCCGGGCAAGGTGTTCGAGGCGCTCGTGAACGGCAGCTACGCGAACCCGGTGATCGCGGTCGACGAGATCGACAAGGCCGGCGCAGACGCGCAATACGACCCGCTCGGCGCGCTGTACGCGCTGCTCGAGCACGACACCGCACGCGCGTTCATCGACGAATTCGCCGAGGTGCCGATCGATGCGGGCAACGTGATCTGGATCGCGACCGCGAACGATGCGCAGGCGATTCCGGAACCGCTGCTCAACCGGATGAACGTGTACGAGATCGCGCCGCCCGATGCGGCCGGCGCACGCCGCATCGCGCAGACGATCTACGACGAGATCCGCGGCTCGCATGCGTGGGGCCGGCGCTTCCCCGACCTGCTCGGCGACGCCGCGCTCGACGTGCTGGCCGCGACGCCGCCGCGCACGATGCGTCGCGCGCTGCTGCACGCGTTCGGCGCCGCGCGCCTCGACGGCCGTGACGCGATCGAGCCGCGCGACATCCGCGCCGACGAGGGCGCGGCGCGGCGCAGGCCGATCGGGTTCTGA
- a CDS encoding nitroreductase: MSVPAAFPRVDRDAIRAVDAALTSRRSVRAFLPTPVPRDTLEAILEAASRAPSGTNIQPWRVYVATGATRDALAAALTAAYDDPARDEKYVAEYDYYPREWVSPYIDRRRKVGWDLYGLLNIRRDEKARMHAQHARNFRFFDAPVALFFTLDRIMTHGAWLDCGMFLQGVMTAARARGLDTCPQAAFVPFHRIVAEHLGIPANEQLVCGMSLGHADPDAIENRLVTERASVAEFARFFA; encoded by the coding sequence ATGTCCGTCCCCGCCGCTTTCCCGCGCGTCGACCGCGACGCGATTCGTGCCGTCGACGCCGCGCTCACGTCGCGCCGCTCGGTGCGCGCCTTCCTGCCGACGCCCGTGCCGCGCGACACGCTCGAAGCGATCCTCGAAGCCGCGAGCCGCGCGCCGTCGGGCACCAACATCCAGCCGTGGCGCGTCTATGTCGCGACCGGCGCGACGCGCGACGCGCTCGCGGCCGCACTCACCGCCGCATACGACGATCCCGCCCGCGACGAGAAATACGTGGCCGAGTACGACTACTACCCGCGCGAATGGGTGTCGCCGTACATCGACCGGCGCCGCAAGGTCGGCTGGGACCTGTACGGGCTGTTGAACATCCGCCGCGACGAAAAGGCGCGCATGCATGCGCAGCATGCGCGCAACTTCCGCTTCTTCGATGCGCCGGTCGCGCTGTTCTTCACGCTCGACCGGATCATGACGCACGGCGCGTGGCTCGACTGCGGGATGTTCCTGCAGGGCGTGATGACGGCCGCGCGCGCCCGCGGCCTCGATACCTGCCCGCAGGCCGCGTTCGTGCCGTTCCACCGGATCGTCGCCGAACACCTCGGCATCCCGGCCAACGAACAGCTCGTGTGCGGGATGTCGCTCGGCCATGCGGATCCGGACGCGATCGAGAACCGCCTCGTCACCGAGCGCGCGAGCGTCGCCGAGTTCGCGCGCTTTTTTGCTTGA
- a CDS encoding endonuclease/exonuclease/phosphatase family protein: protein MSADALSLPFAEPHAAPDELTAVSWNLHKGRSPLGFTAWNAMRNWMQSTHADVYFLQEAMARRMPRPMLAPGFGAQMDDAYDDVWHCQATEIAHALDWQIALGPNVFKPSWRHGNAILSPHPLDLGGRWDISAHRFERRGLLVARATLAGSRPVTLLCAHLALTRAARLRQMHWIAHWIVRNAGDGPLVLAGDFNDWRNDSVALFGEIGLSEVATLLGQSGRTFPAFSPALALDKMFVRGLTPLEWHAPSGETAWLSDHLPYIARLRLDPQ, encoded by the coding sequence ATGTCCGCCGACGCCCTGTCCCTGCCGTTCGCCGAGCCGCACGCCGCGCCCGACGAACTCACCGCGGTGAGCTGGAACCTGCACAAGGGCCGCTCGCCGCTCGGCTTCACCGCGTGGAACGCGATGCGCAACTGGATGCAGTCGACGCACGCCGACGTGTATTTCCTGCAGGAAGCGATGGCGCGCCGCATGCCGCGCCCGATGCTCGCGCCCGGCTTCGGCGCGCAGATGGACGACGCGTACGACGACGTCTGGCACTGCCAGGCCACCGAGATCGCGCATGCGCTCGACTGGCAGATCGCGCTCGGGCCGAACGTGTTCAAGCCGTCGTGGCGGCACGGCAACGCGATCCTGTCGCCGCATCCGCTCGACCTCGGCGGCCGCTGGGACATCTCGGCGCACCGCTTCGAGCGGCGCGGGCTGCTGGTCGCGCGCGCGACGCTCGCGGGCTCGCGCCCCGTCACGCTGCTGTGCGCGCACCTCGCGCTCACGCGCGCGGCGCGGCTGCGCCAGATGCACTGGATCGCGCACTGGATCGTGCGCAATGCGGGCGACGGCCCGCTCGTGCTCGCCGGCGACTTCAACGACTGGCGCAACGATTCGGTCGCGCTGTTCGGCGAGATCGGGCTGTCCGAGGTCGCGACGCTGCTCGGCCAGTCGGGGCGCACCTTTCCCGCGTTCTCGCCGGCGCTCGCGCTCGACAAGATGTTCGTGCGCGGGCTGACGCCGCTCGAATGGCATGCGCCGTCGGGCGAAACCGCGTGGCTGTCGGATCACCTGCCGTACATCGCGCGCCTGCGCCTCGATCCGCAGTAG
- a CDS encoding ferredoxin--NADP reductase, whose product MSKFDTATVQSVHHWTDTLFSFTCTREASLRFNNGEFTMVGLEVDGKPLARAYSIVSPNYEEHLEFFSIKVQDGPLTSRLQHLKVGDKVLIGKKPTGTLVADNLLPGKTLWMLSTGTGLAPFMSIIRDPDIYDRFERVILTHTCRLKGELAYMDYIKHDLPGHEYLGDIIKEKLVYYPTVTREEFENEGRITDLIASGKLFTDLGVQPFSPEHDRVMLCGSTAMLKDTTELLKQAGLVEGKNSAPGHYVIERAFVD is encoded by the coding sequence ATGAGCAAATTCGACACCGCCACCGTCCAATCCGTCCATCACTGGACCGACACGCTTTTCAGCTTCACCTGCACCCGTGAGGCCAGCCTGCGCTTCAACAACGGCGAATTCACGATGGTCGGCCTCGAGGTCGACGGCAAGCCGCTCGCGCGCGCCTACTCGATCGTGAGCCCGAACTACGAGGAACACCTCGAGTTCTTCAGCATCAAGGTGCAGGACGGCCCGCTGACGTCGCGCCTGCAGCACCTGAAGGTGGGCGACAAGGTGCTGATCGGCAAGAAGCCGACCGGCACGCTGGTCGCCGACAACCTGCTGCCGGGCAAGACGCTGTGGATGCTGTCGACCGGCACGGGCCTCGCGCCGTTCATGTCGATCATCCGCGACCCGGACATCTACGACCGCTTCGAGCGCGTGATCCTGACGCATACCTGCCGCCTGAAGGGCGAGCTCGCGTACATGGACTACATCAAGCACGACCTGCCGGGCCACGAGTACCTCGGCGACATCATCAAGGAAAAGCTCGTCTACTACCCGACGGTCACCCGCGAGGAGTTCGAGAACGAGGGCCGGATCACCGATCTGATCGCGTCGGGCAAGCTGTTCACCGATCTCGGCGTGCAGCCGTTCTCGCCGGAACACGATCGCGTGATGCTGTGCGGCAGCACCGCGATGCTGAAGGACACGACCGAACTGCTGAAGCAGGCCGGCCTCGTCGAAGGCAAGAACAGCGCGCCGGGCCACTACGTGATCGAGCGCGCGTTCGTCGACTGA
- the rqpS gene encoding quorum system sensor histidine kinase RqpS, protein MDTSLNAPPGAHAPFPSRPPAQGCAATAPMAAPIPKRDSGAARIAALSAQLLAADEAARRHLAGELHDGLGAELTAARFALANVQTWLPADAPEGCLRALALAQRALDAATDANRRLIDERATPALDAGVVGALSSWIDAHAARTGLCTSFVCAADARLPHLAGDGALAIFRVAQEALSNVAKHARAASVDVRIDADATDLSLIVADDGIGFARSRRAGYGLASMRARCEAFGGSLDLAPAPAGRGTRVTARFAWDALFAAPAARRRASLS, encoded by the coding sequence ATGGATACGTCGCTTAACGCGCCCCCGGGCGCTCACGCCCCGTTCCCGTCGCGGCCGCCCGCCCAGGGCTGCGCCGCCACTGCCCCCATGGCCGCCCCGATCCCGAAACGCGACAGCGGCGCCGCGCGCATCGCGGCGCTGTCCGCCCAATTGCTCGCCGCCGACGAAGCCGCCCGCCGCCATCTGGCCGGCGAGCTGCACGACGGTCTCGGCGCCGAACTCACCGCTGCGCGTTTCGCGCTCGCAAACGTTCAAACGTGGCTGCCGGCCGATGCGCCGGAGGGCTGCCTGCGCGCGCTGGCGCTCGCGCAGCGCGCGCTCGACGCGGCCACCGACGCGAATCGCCGGCTGATCGACGAACGCGCCACGCCGGCGCTCGACGCGGGCGTGGTCGGCGCACTGTCGTCGTGGATCGACGCGCACGCGGCCCGCACCGGCCTGTGCACGAGCTTCGTGTGCGCGGCCGACGCACGCCTGCCGCATCTGGCCGGCGACGGCGCGCTCGCGATCTTCCGCGTCGCGCAGGAAGCGCTGTCGAACGTCGCGAAGCACGCGCGCGCCGCGTCCGTCGACGTGCGGATCGATGCGGACGCCACCGATCTGTCGCTGATCGTTGCCGACGATGGGATCGGTTTCGCGCGCAGCCGCCGCGCCGGTTACGGGCTGGCCAGCATGCGCGCGCGCTGCGAAGCGTTCGGCGGCAGCCTCGACCTCGCACCGGCACCGGCCGGCCGCGGCACGCGCGTCACCGCGCGCTTCGCCTGGGACGCGCTGTTCGCCGCGCCTGCCGCGCGGCGTCGCGCATCGCTGTCGTGA
- the rqpR gene encoding response regulator transcription factor RqpR (The RqpSR system (Regulating Quorum sensing and Pathogenicity Sensor kinase and Response regulator) co-occurs with and modulates the expression of cis-2-dodecenoic acid quorum-sensing systems.) gives MSLNILLVDDHAIVRQGICQLLVDRGVAREVVEAENGGDALAAVDRQAFDVILLDISLPDTNGIEVLKRLKRKLPRTPVLMFSMYREDQYAVRALKAGAAGYLSKTVNAAQMIGAIQQVAAGRKYVSPAMAEALAEYVSFENEPLPHEKLSDREYQTLCMLASGKRLTDIANTLSLSVKTVSVYRSRLLEKMRLSNNAELTFYVMSNRLVDMSPASGA, from the coding sequence ATGAGCCTGAACATCCTGCTCGTGGACGACCACGCGATCGTCCGGCAAGGGATCTGCCAGCTGCTCGTCGATCGCGGCGTCGCGCGCGAGGTCGTCGAGGCCGAGAACGGCGGCGACGCGCTGGCCGCCGTCGACCGGCAGGCCTTCGACGTGATCCTGCTCGACATCTCGCTGCCGGACACGAACGGCATCGAGGTGCTCAAGCGCCTGAAGCGCAAGCTGCCGCGCACGCCGGTGCTGATGTTCTCGATGTACCGCGAGGACCAGTACGCGGTGCGCGCGCTGAAGGCCGGCGCGGCCGGTTACCTGTCGAAGACGGTCAACGCCGCGCAGATGATCGGCGCGATCCAGCAGGTCGCGGCCGGGCGCAAGTACGTGAGCCCCGCGATGGCCGAGGCGCTCGCCGAATACGTGTCGTTCGAGAACGAGCCGCTGCCGCACGAGAAGCTGTCCGACCGCGAATACCAGACGCTGTGCATGCTCGCGTCGGGCAAGCGGCTCACCGACATCGCCAACACGCTGTCGCTGTCGGTGAAGACGGTCAGCGTGTACCGTTCGCGGCTGCTCGAAAAAATGCGCCTGTCGAACAACGCGGAGCTCACCTTCTACGTGATGAGCAACCGGCTCGTCGACATGTCGCCCGCCTCCGGCGCCTGA